One Sebastes umbrosus isolate fSebUmb1 chromosome 6, fSebUmb1.pri, whole genome shotgun sequence DNA window includes the following coding sequences:
- the ampd2b gene encoding AMP deaminase 2 isoform X2, with product MSSNLPSGTPATATTTGAKNKPISPFRKRGSLQYAASTADLRGARHLLTSQHSLPGIPVALKQSIDLRTSMDGKYKEIAEELFSRTLAESEMRSAPYEFPEDSPIEQLEERRHRLERQISQDVKFEPDILLRAKQEFMKTDSATDLEYMKEQSQFPDLQEGELAPPREYQRVAISGEEKCGVPFTDLLDAAKCVVKALFIRQKYMGLSLQSFCRTTSRYLQELSERPLDLDIYEEEIPETAAAAYATGRPTVSETHPYENQDPASMPHDMGYGCKMVDGVMHVYTTRNIMEKSTELDLPYPDLQEYIADMNVMMALIINGPVKSFCYRRLQYLSSKFQMHILLNEMKELAAQKKVPHRDFYNIRKVDTHIHASSCMNQKHLLRFIKRAMKKYPKEIVHVERGIGQTLMEVFETMNLTAFDLSVDTLDMHADRNTFHRFDKFNAKYNPIGESILREIFIKTDNHIEGKYFGHIIKEVMADLEESKYQNVELRLSIYGRCRDEWDKLAQWAVKHLVYSSNVRWLVQVPRLFDVYHTKKQLCNFQEMLENIFMPLFEVTIDPRSHPELHLFLQHVVGFDSVDDESKPEQHIFNLDSPLPVNWTEEDNPPYSYYLYYMYTNMTVLNHLRRQRGFPTLVLRPHCGEAGPIHHLVSGFMLSENISHGLLLRKAPVLQYLYYLAQIGIAMSPLSNNSLFLSYHRNPLPEYLSRGLMVSLSTDDPLQFHFTKEPLMEEYSIAAQVWKLSSCDMCELARNSVLMSGFSDRVKRSWLGPHHIKEGEKSNDIRRTNVPDIRVAYRFETMCEELNLITQAIRTDELETIEEEGSLCMGAVHEEK from the exons CTGATCTCCGTGGTGCCCGCCACCTCCTCACTTCCCAGCATTCCTTGCCTGGGATCCCTGTGGCCTTGAAGCAATCCATTGACCTGCGTACATCCATGGACGGGAAGTACAAGGAGATCGCTGAG GAGCTGTTCTCCCGCACTCTGGCGGAGAGCGAGATGCGCAGCGCCCCCTATGAATTTCCCGAGGACAGCCCCATCGAACAGCTGGAGGAGAGACGTCATCGCCTCGAGCGACAGATCAGCCAGGATGTCAA GTTTGAACCCGACATCCTCCTGCGAGCCAAACAGGAGTTCATGAAGACTGACAGCGCCACAGATCTCGA ATACATGAAGGAGCAGAGCCAATTTCCCGACCTCCAGGAGGGAGAGCTGGCTCCACCCAGAGAGTACCAGCGAGTCGCTATTTCTGGAGAGGAGAAATGTGGA GTTCCCTTCACAGATCTGTTGGATGCAGCTAAATGTGTGGTGAAGGCTCTGTTCATCAGACAGAAGTATATGGGCCTGTCGCTGCAGAGTTTCTGCAGGACCACCTCTCGCTACCTGCAGGAGCTGAGCGAGAGACCGCTGGACTTAGATATCTATGAGGAGGAGATCCCTGAGACTGCAGCCGCTGCAT ATGCCACAGGGCGCCCAACTGTTTCTGAAACGCACCCCTATGAGAACCAGGACCCTGCCAGCATGCCCCATGACATGGGTTACGGCTGCAAGATGGTGGATGGTGTCATGCATGTGTACACGACGAGGAACATTATGGAAAA GAGCACGGAGCTGGACCTGCCGTATCCAGACCTGCAGGAGTACATCGCTGATATGAACGTGATGATGGCCCTCATTATCAACGGACCAGT AAAGTCCTTCTGCTACCGTCGTCTGCAGTATCTCAGCTCCAAGTTCCAGATGCACATCCTGCTGAACGAGATGAAGGAGCTCGCAGCGCAGAAGAAAGTCCCACATCGAGACTTTTACAATATCCGTAAG gtggacacacacattcacgctTCGTCCTGCATGAACCAGAAGCACCTGCTGCGTTTTATCAAAAGAGCCATGAAGAAGTATCCGAAAGAGATCGTGCATGTGGAGAGAGGGATAGGTCAGACGCTCATGGAGGTGTTTGAGACCATGAACCTGACGGCCTTTGACCTGAGCGTGGACACCCTGGACATGCACGCA GACCGCAACACTTTCCACCGCTTCGACAAGTTCAACGCCAAATACAACCCCATCGGCGAGTCCATCCTGAGAGAGATCTTCATCAAAACAGACAACCACATCGAGGGGAAATACTTTGGTCACATTATTAAG gaGGTGATGGCAGACCTGGAGGAGAGCAAGTACCAGAATGTGGAGCTCCGGCTCTCCATCTACGGACGCTGCAGAGACGAGTGGGACAAACTGGCCCAGTGGGCCGTCAAACATCTGGTCTACTCCAGCAACGTGCGCTGGCTTGTGCAAGTGCCACGACTCTT TGACGTCTACCACACGAAGAAACAGCTGTGCAACTTCCAGGAGATGCTGGAGAACATCTTCATGCCTCTGTTTGAGGTGACGATCGACCCCCGCAGCCATCCAGAGCTGCACCTCTTCCTCCAGCAC gTTGTGGGTTTTGACAGTGTGGACGACGAGTCGAAACCAGAGCAACATATCTTCAACCTGGACAGTCCGTTGCCGGTCAACTGGACCGAGGAGGACAACCCGCCCTACTCCTACTACCTCTACTACATGTATACAAACATGACCGTGCTGAATCACCTGCGCAG GCAGCGGGGGTTTCCCACGCTCGTCCTCCGTCCTCATTGTGGCGAGGCGGGGCCGATCCATCACCTGGTGTCTGGTTTCATGCTGTCAGAGAACATCTCCCATGGGCTGCTGCTCAGGAAG GCTCCTGTGCTGCAGTATCTGTACTACTTGGCCCAGATCGGCATCGCCATGTCCCCCCTCAGCAATAACAGCCTGTTCCTCAGCTACCATCGTAACCCTCTGCCAGAGTACCTGTCCAGAGGCCTCATGGTCTCTCTGTCCACAGACGACCCGCTGCAGTTTCACTTCACCAAG GAGCCCTTGATGGAAGAGTACAGTATTGCTGCTCAGGTGTGGAAGCTGAGCTCCTGCGACATGTGTGAGCTGGCCAGAAACAGCGTGCTGATGAGCGGATTCTCTGATAGG GTGAAGCGCTCCTGGCTCGGCCCACATCACATCAAGGAGGGGGAGAAGAGTAACGACATCAGGCGCACCAACGTTCCCGACATCCGCGTGGCGTACCGGTTCGAGACCATGTGCGAGGAGCTGAATCTAATCACGCAGGCCATCCGCACAGATGAGCTGGAGACCATCGAGGAGGAGGGGAGTCTGTGCATGGGAGCTGTGCACGAAGAGAAGTGA
- the ampd2b gene encoding AMP deaminase 2 isoform X3 has translation MDGKYKEIAEELFSRTLAESEMRSAPYEFPEDSPIEQLEERRHRLERQISQDVKFEPDILLRAKQEFMKTDSATDLEYMKEQSQFPDLQEGELAPPREYQRVAISGEEKCGVPFTDLLDAAKCVVKALFIRQKYMGLSLQSFCRTTSRYLQELSERPLDLDIYEEEIPETAAAAYATGRPTVSETHPYENQDPASMPHDMGYGCKMVDGVMHVYTTRNIMEKSTELDLPYPDLQEYIADMNVMMALIINGPVKSFCYRRLQYLSSKFQMHILLNEMKELAAQKKVPHRDFYNIRKVDTHIHASSCMNQKHLLRFIKRAMKKYPKEIVHVERGIGQTLMEVFETMNLTAFDLSVDTLDMHADRNTFHRFDKFNAKYNPIGESILREIFIKTDNHIEGKYFGHIIKEVMADLEESKYQNVELRLSIYGRCRDEWDKLAQWAVKHLVYSSNVRWLVQVPRLFDVYHTKKQLCNFQEMLENIFMPLFEVTIDPRSHPELHLFLQHVVGFDSVDDESKPEQHIFNLDSPLPVNWTEEDNPPYSYYLYYMYTNMTVLNHLRRQRGFPTLVLRPHCGEAGPIHHLVSGFMLSENISHGLLLRKAPVLQYLYYLAQIGIAMSPLSNNSLFLSYHRNPLPEYLSRGLMVSLSTDDPLQFHFTKEPLMEEYSIAAQVWKLSSCDMCELARNSVLMSGFSDRVKRSWLGPHHIKEGEKSNDIRRTNVPDIRVAYRFETMCEELNLITQAIRTDELETIEEEGSLCMGAVHEEK, from the exons ATGGACGGGAAGTACAAGGAGATCGCTGAG GAGCTGTTCTCCCGCACTCTGGCGGAGAGCGAGATGCGCAGCGCCCCCTATGAATTTCCCGAGGACAGCCCCATCGAACAGCTGGAGGAGAGACGTCATCGCCTCGAGCGACAGATCAGCCAGGATGTCAA GTTTGAACCCGACATCCTCCTGCGAGCCAAACAGGAGTTCATGAAGACTGACAGCGCCACAGATCTCGA ATACATGAAGGAGCAGAGCCAATTTCCCGACCTCCAGGAGGGAGAGCTGGCTCCACCCAGAGAGTACCAGCGAGTCGCTATTTCTGGAGAGGAGAAATGTGGA GTTCCCTTCACAGATCTGTTGGATGCAGCTAAATGTGTGGTGAAGGCTCTGTTCATCAGACAGAAGTATATGGGCCTGTCGCTGCAGAGTTTCTGCAGGACCACCTCTCGCTACCTGCAGGAGCTGAGCGAGAGACCGCTGGACTTAGATATCTATGAGGAGGAGATCCCTGAGACTGCAGCCGCTGCAT ATGCCACAGGGCGCCCAACTGTTTCTGAAACGCACCCCTATGAGAACCAGGACCCTGCCAGCATGCCCCATGACATGGGTTACGGCTGCAAGATGGTGGATGGTGTCATGCATGTGTACACGACGAGGAACATTATGGAAAA GAGCACGGAGCTGGACCTGCCGTATCCAGACCTGCAGGAGTACATCGCTGATATGAACGTGATGATGGCCCTCATTATCAACGGACCAGT AAAGTCCTTCTGCTACCGTCGTCTGCAGTATCTCAGCTCCAAGTTCCAGATGCACATCCTGCTGAACGAGATGAAGGAGCTCGCAGCGCAGAAGAAAGTCCCACATCGAGACTTTTACAATATCCGTAAG gtggacacacacattcacgctTCGTCCTGCATGAACCAGAAGCACCTGCTGCGTTTTATCAAAAGAGCCATGAAGAAGTATCCGAAAGAGATCGTGCATGTGGAGAGAGGGATAGGTCAGACGCTCATGGAGGTGTTTGAGACCATGAACCTGACGGCCTTTGACCTGAGCGTGGACACCCTGGACATGCACGCA GACCGCAACACTTTCCACCGCTTCGACAAGTTCAACGCCAAATACAACCCCATCGGCGAGTCCATCCTGAGAGAGATCTTCATCAAAACAGACAACCACATCGAGGGGAAATACTTTGGTCACATTATTAAG gaGGTGATGGCAGACCTGGAGGAGAGCAAGTACCAGAATGTGGAGCTCCGGCTCTCCATCTACGGACGCTGCAGAGACGAGTGGGACAAACTGGCCCAGTGGGCCGTCAAACATCTGGTCTACTCCAGCAACGTGCGCTGGCTTGTGCAAGTGCCACGACTCTT TGACGTCTACCACACGAAGAAACAGCTGTGCAACTTCCAGGAGATGCTGGAGAACATCTTCATGCCTCTGTTTGAGGTGACGATCGACCCCCGCAGCCATCCAGAGCTGCACCTCTTCCTCCAGCAC gTTGTGGGTTTTGACAGTGTGGACGACGAGTCGAAACCAGAGCAACATATCTTCAACCTGGACAGTCCGTTGCCGGTCAACTGGACCGAGGAGGACAACCCGCCCTACTCCTACTACCTCTACTACATGTATACAAACATGACCGTGCTGAATCACCTGCGCAG GCAGCGGGGGTTTCCCACGCTCGTCCTCCGTCCTCATTGTGGCGAGGCGGGGCCGATCCATCACCTGGTGTCTGGTTTCATGCTGTCAGAGAACATCTCCCATGGGCTGCTGCTCAGGAAG GCTCCTGTGCTGCAGTATCTGTACTACTTGGCCCAGATCGGCATCGCCATGTCCCCCCTCAGCAATAACAGCCTGTTCCTCAGCTACCATCGTAACCCTCTGCCAGAGTACCTGTCCAGAGGCCTCATGGTCTCTCTGTCCACAGACGACCCGCTGCAGTTTCACTTCACCAAG GAGCCCTTGATGGAAGAGTACAGTATTGCTGCTCAGGTGTGGAAGCTGAGCTCCTGCGACATGTGTGAGCTGGCCAGAAACAGCGTGCTGATGAGCGGATTCTCTGATAGG GTGAAGCGCTCCTGGCTCGGCCCACATCACATCAAGGAGGGGGAGAAGAGTAACGACATCAGGCGCACCAACGTTCCCGACATCCGCGTGGCGTACCGGTTCGAGACCATGTGCGAGGAGCTGAATCTAATCACGCAGGCCATCCGCACAGATGAGCTGGAGACCATCGAGGAGGAGGGGAGTCTGTGCATGGGAGCTGTGCACGAAGAGAAGTGA